In Tenacibaculum sp. 190524A02b, the genomic stretch TAATCAGCTTTAAAAAGCTTTTCCTTTGTTTTCACTTTCCATGTGCTACCTTCTTTAAAAAAGTCAACCACTCCATGATTTTTCAACACTTTTATTCCTAAATCATTTACTCTTTTAGCAAAACAATCTATAATTGCTTGTGAAGTGTTAGCTTCTGGGAACACCCTATTATCTTCTTCTATTTTCAAAGGCACTCCTCTTTCTTCAAACCATTCAAAAGTATCTCCTGTCATAAATTGATGAAAAGGCCCTAATAATTCTTTTTCTCCTCTAGGGTAAAACTTAACTAACTCTTTAGGCTCAAAACATGCATGTGTTACATTACATCTTCCTCCTCCTGAAATTTTCACCTTTTGTAATACATCTTTCCCTTTTTCCAAAATAGTTATACTCAAATCAGGGTTTTGTTCTTTTGCATTTATAGCTGTAAAAAAACCCGCTGCTCCTCCACCTATAATAATTACGTTCTTCATAGTATCATTTCGCTATAAGGTAATATTGTAGTAAATCCTTTTTCTTTAAAATATTTTATCGAAGTTTCATTTCCTGTTATCAATACAAAATCTCCTCCCCAGGCTCCTAAGCTTTTTATAGCTCCATTGTAATCTGGAAACAATTTCTTTTTTACCGTCTCTTGCTTAATAACTTTACTTATTAATTTTTCATGCTCTTCAATAACTTTATCTAATGTATTAATTGAATCAGCTTGTAAAAACTCATTTGTAAGCACTTCTATTTCTGGAAGTAACTGCCTTATATTTTCTTTATTTTTTTTGTACTGTGCTATTCCTTCTCTACTATTTTGTTTTTGATTTAGATGCACAAAAAATAATTGATTTGTATAATCAGGATAATAATTTATTTCCTCTATCTGTGGTTGAGAATTATTAACCTTATACAATATTGGCATGTTATGTTTAGCACAAGCAATATCGTAACCGCTTCCAGAAAAAGCATTCCATAGCAAAGTAAAAGGATTAACTTTTGCCCAAGAAGCTATGTTATTTATTAAGGTTGAAGAACTCCCTAACCCCCAATTTTGAGGAAAGGATAAATTAGTTCTCACTATATACCCTTTATCAGCTTTCAAAAACTCAGGATTTAAAGTTCTAGCTTCTTGTAAAATATTTTGTAATGTTTCTGCTATAAATTCAGCACCTCCTTCTTTATCTGAATTAAATGTAGCCGAAGTTAATCGTAATTTAGGCAAACTAAATGCAGCCTCAAACCAACAAACGCCTTCATTGGTAAAACTTCCCCAAATAAGTTCAGGTTCATTAATAGGCTCAATTATTAAATCTTGACCAAACTTTGTTGGAACTGCTAAAGCTTTTACTCCATCTAAAACAAGATATTCTCCTGTTAATAATAATTTTCCGTTACTATAAAATCGATTCAATTTATTTTTTTAACTCATTAAAAGCTTCTACTACTGCACTATGAGAAACTGTTTTATTTTCAAACTTTTTAGCTATTGTGTTTTTTTCTTCAGAAGAGGCTCCTAATTGATTTAAGATATTCATAAGGTGCATTTTCATATGACCATGTTGAATTCCTTTCGTTGTCAAAGCTCTCAATGCTGCAAAATTTTGTGCCAATCCTGCTGTAGCCATAATTTCCATTAACTCAGGAGCTGAAGGTCTTCCCATCATATCCAAAGACAACTTAGCCATAGGATGTAATGCTGTTAAACCACCTACAGTTCCTACTGCTAAAGGAATTTCAATCCAAAACTTAAAAACATCATCTTTTACCTCACAATGTGTTAAGCTTTTATACTTCCCTTCTTTAGATGCATAAGCATGTGCACCAGCTTCAATTGCCCTAAAATCATTACCAGTCGCTAAAACAACAGCATCAATTCCATTCATAATACCTTTATTATGTGTTACAGCCCTATAAGGTTCAATTTCTGCTATTTTAACAGCTTGTTCAAACTTCTTTGCAAACTCTCTTGGATTATCTCCTCCTAAATCTTCTACTTTACATGAAACTTCTGCTCTAACTAAACACTCAGGAACATAATTTGATAAGATACTCATTACTATCTCTATGTCATCACGCTTAAACTCGTTTGCCATTGCTTCTAAACAAGAGTTAATAAAATTAGCTCCCATAGAATCTTTGGTTTCAAAAGTTACATGTATCTGATAATAATTTTCTAAATCCTGAGTCTTATCAACTAACTGAACATCTAAAATTCCACCACCTCTCTTTTCCATATTCCTTGTTATAGAGGCGGTAGCCTCAAGAAGTTTAGGCTTTTGTTCTTCAAAATATTTTGCCAACTCCTGCTTGCTTCCTTCATACATAAAATGTACTTGACCTATTTTAGTAGTAGCCCTAACTTTGGTCTTAAATCCTCCTCTTGTACTCCAAAACTTAGCTACTAATGAGGCTGCTGCTACTACAGAACTTTCTTCTACAACCATTGGAATTACCATTTCTTTACCGTTAATAATAAAGTTAGGGGCTATACCGTAAGGCATATAAAAGTTAGTAATGGTATTTTCTATAAAATCATCATGCAATTGTTGCAGTGCTTCATCAACATTCCAATATTGTTTTATAGTATTAATAATCTCTTCTTGATTATTAAAAAAATTCTCTGCTAACCAATCAATTTTTTCTTGCTTTGTTAATTTAGAAAATCCAGCAATTACTTTAGGCATCCTTAATATTGTTTTAACGGTGTCAAAGATACAGGAAACTTAGAATTAATTAACAAACTAAGGAATTAGTCTAAAAAACGTTTTCTAATTTAGTATTTAATAACCTCAACCTCTATTCAGCCAATTAATGTTTCGTTATGAAAAACATACAGCAACACTCGCTTTTAACTATATATCAACACTTTAAAAAGCAACCTTCCTTCATTGTAGGTAAATTCGTCTCAATATTTGTAAGCTTTTTAACCTAAAAATTAACGAATTTTCCGTAAACTTGGCAAACTTTTCACTTAAACAACAACTACATATGAAAAAAATGTTACTATTTTTTATTGGATTTGCATCCTTAATGCAAGCTCAAAAAAAAGACATTTCTTTAGAAGATATATGGAAAAAAGGTACGTTCAGAGCAGATTACATGAATTCTTTAAACTCTATGAATGGCGATTTTTATTCTTTACTCAATTACAACAACGGAGGCACTACTGTAGATAAGTATAGTTACGAAACTTTAGAAAAAGTTGCTACTATTGTAAATAGCAAAGATTTAAAAGAATTATCTTCTTTTCAATCATACACTTTCAATAACGACGAAACCAAATTGATATTAGGCACCCAGTTTAAACCAATTTTTCGTCGTTCTTTTTTAGGTACCTATTATGTTTACGATATTGCTTCGAAATCGTTAGAGTTAATAGGCGAAGATATTCAAGAACCTACTTTTTCTCCTGACAGTAAAAAAATAGCCTATGCTAAAAACAATAATTTATTTATTAAAAATCTTGTAAACTATGCCGTTTATCAAATAACTAGTAATGGTGAAAAAAACAAAATTATAAACGGTATTACCGATTGGGTTTATGAGGAAGAATTTGCTTTTGTAAGAGCTTTTGAATGGAGTAAAGACAGTAAACACTTGGCTTTTTTACGTTTTGATGAAAGCAACGTAAAAACATTCTCTATGGATGTATATGGTACTGATAAATATCCATCTCAACATGTTTTTAAATATCCAAAAGCAGGAGAAGATAATGCTAAAGTAACTTTAAACATTTTTTCTTTTGACACTAATAAAACTGCGGAAATAAGGGTTGGAGATTACGAATATATTCCAAGAATTAACTGGACTAATGAAGGAAATTTATTAGCTGTAAGAACATTAAATCGTCATCAAAATGATTTAAAAATGTATTTTGTTAATGCCAACACATATGATAGTAATTTGGTTTTAAATGAAAAAGACGTAGCTTATGTTGATGTTACTGATGATTTAACTTTTTTAAATGATAATAGCTTTATATGGACTAGCGAAAAAGATGGGTATAATCACATCTATCACTACAATAATAAAGGAGAATTAATTAACCAAATTACGAAAGGAAACTGGGATGTTACCTCTTACTATGGTTTTGATTCTGAGAAAAAAGAAATTTATTACCAATCTGTAGAAAATGGTTCTATTAATAGAGGTGTTTATAGCATTTCTTTAGACGGGAAAAACAAAAAAACTTTAAGTAATTCAAAGGGAACAAATAGAGGTTCTTTTAGTAAGAACATGCATTATTTTATCAATACATTTTCTGATGCAAATACACCTCCATTGTATACCTTAAGAAATAGCAAAGGAAAAGTATTAAAAACTATAAAAGACAACAAAGCTCTAAAAGCTACGATTACTAATTATAACTTAAGTAAAAAGGAATTTTCTACCATTAACATTAATGGTAATGACTTAAATATGTTTATGATTAAGCCAGCTAATTTTGATACTTCAAAAAAATATCCTGTTTTAATGTATCAATACTCTGGTCCAGGCTCACAAAGTGTTGCCAATAGTTGGAACAGTTCAAATGATTACTGGCATCAAATGTTAGCTCAAAAAGGTTATATTATAGTTTGCGTTGATGGTAGAGGAACTGGTTTTAAGGGTAGAGACTTTAAAAAAATCACCTATTTAAATTTAGTTAAACACGAAACTGAAGATCAAATTGCTGTAGCAAAAGAATTGGCTAAACGTAATTATGTAGATGCTAAGAGAATTGGTATTTGGGGATGGTCTTTTGGTGGTCATATGAGTACTAATTGTTTATTAAAAGGAAATGATGTGTTTTCTACTGCAATTGCTGTAGCACCTGTTACTACTTGGCGTTTTTACGACACTATTTATACCGAACGCTATATGCGTACTCCAGAAGAAAATCCTAATGGCTATGATGATAATTCACCTTTAAACTACCCTGAATTGTTAAAAGGAAAATATCTATTAGTACATGGTACAGGTGATGATAATGTACATGTACAAAATGCTACAAGAATGGCTGAAGCTTTAATTCAAGCTAATAAGCAATTCGATTGGGCTTTCTATCCTGACAAAAACCATGGTATTTATGGTGGTAACACTCGTTTACACCTGTATACTAAAATGACAAACTTCATACAAAACAATCTATAACTAAATCATAGTAAAATGAATACAGTAAAAGAAGTAAACCACGGTGAGCTTTGGGGGCATCCAAAAGGACTATATGTTTTATTTTTCGTAGAAATGTGGGAACGATTTTCATATTACGGTATGAGAGCTATTTTAACATTATTTTTAGCTGCTCCAGTAATCCTAGGAGATCCGCAATCTGGATATGGATGGACAAACGCTGAAACATTATCCTTTTATGGAACATACACCATGTTTGTTTATTTAACTTCAATTCCTGGAGGATGGATAGCAGATAAGTTTATTGGTCAAAAGAAAGCTGTTATGCTAGGAGGTTTGCTATTATGTGCTGGACATGGAATTTTAGCCATAGATGCTCAATGGGCTTTTTTCTCTGGTTTAGTACTAATTGTAATAGGTGTTGGTTTTCTAAAACCTAATATTTCTACTATGGTTGGTGGTTTATACAAACAGGGAGATGACAGAAGAGATAAAGGTTTTTATATATTTTATATAGGTATAAATTTAGGTGCCTTTTTAGGCGCTTTAATCGTTGGTGCAGTCGCTGCTAAATATGGC encodes the following:
- a CDS encoding S9 family peptidase, encoding MKKMLLFFIGFASLMQAQKKDISLEDIWKKGTFRADYMNSLNSMNGDFYSLLNYNNGGTTVDKYSYETLEKVATIVNSKDLKELSSFQSYTFNNDETKLILGTQFKPIFRRSFLGTYYVYDIASKSLELIGEDIQEPTFSPDSKKIAYAKNNNLFIKNLVNYAVYQITSNGEKNKIINGITDWVYEEEFAFVRAFEWSKDSKHLAFLRFDESNVKTFSMDVYGTDKYPSQHVFKYPKAGEDNAKVTLNIFSFDTNKTAEIRVGDYEYIPRINWTNEGNLLAVRTLNRHQNDLKMYFVNANTYDSNLVLNEKDVAYVDVTDDLTFLNDNSFIWTSEKDGYNHIYHYNNKGELINQITKGNWDVTSYYGFDSEKKEIYYQSVENGSINRGVYSISLDGKNKKTLSNSKGTNRGSFSKNMHYFINTFSDANTPPLYTLRNSKGKVLKTIKDNKALKATITNYNLSKKEFSTININGNDLNMFMIKPANFDTSKKYPVLMYQYSGPGSQSVANSWNSSNDYWHQMLAQKGYIIVCVDGRGTGFKGRDFKKITYLNLVKHETEDQIAVAKELAKRNYVDAKRIGIWGWSFGGHMSTNCLLKGNDVFSTAIAVAPVTTWRFYDTIYTERYMRTPEENPNGYDDNSPLNYPELLKGKYLLVHGTGDDNVHVQNATRMAEALIQANKQFDWAFYPDKNHGIYGGNTRLHLYTKMTNFIQNNL
- a CDS encoding GYDIA family GHMP kinase, which produces MNRFYSNGKLLLTGEYLVLDGVKALAVPTKFGQDLIIEPINEPELIWGSFTNEGVCWFEAAFSLPKLRLTSATFNSDKEGGAEFIAETLQNILQEARTLNPEFLKADKGYIVRTNLSFPQNWGLGSSSTLINNIASWAKVNPFTLLWNAFSGSGYDIACAKHNMPILYKVNNSQPQIEEINYYPDYTNQLFFVHLNQKQNSREGIAQYKKNKENIRQLLPEIEVLTNEFLQADSINTLDKVIEEHEKLISKVIKQETVKKKLFPDYNGAIKSLGAWGGDFVLITGNETSIKYFKEKGFTTILPYSEMIL
- a CDS encoding hydroxymethylglutaryl-CoA reductase, degradative; this translates as MPKVIAGFSKLTKQEKIDWLAENFFNNQEEIINTIKQYWNVDEALQQLHDDFIENTITNFYMPYGIAPNFIINGKEMVIPMVVEESSVVAAASLVAKFWSTRGGFKTKVRATTKIGQVHFMYEGSKQELAKYFEEQKPKLLEATASITRNMEKRGGGILDVQLVDKTQDLENYYQIHVTFETKDSMGANFINSCLEAMANEFKRDDIEIVMSILSNYVPECLVRAEVSCKVEDLGGDNPREFAKKFEQAVKIAEIEPYRAVTHNKGIMNGIDAVVLATGNDFRAIEAGAHAYASKEGKYKSLTHCEVKDDVFKFWIEIPLAVGTVGGLTALHPMAKLSLDMMGRPSAPELMEIMATAGLAQNFAALRALTTKGIQHGHMKMHLMNILNQLGASSEEKNTIAKKFENKTVSHSAVVEAFNELKK